The genomic DNA CCATGCATGACATTGTAATCAGTTAATGCGAGCATGGTAAATCCCTTTTCTTTTGCTCCCTTTACCAATTGTTCAACGGAAGCTGTGCTTGATAATAAACTAAACGCACTTTGCACTTGAAGGTGAACAAAAGACATATAAATCACACCCTAACTGCTTCATTCTTCTTTTATTATAGGGGCATAGACGAAAAAAAGAAAATATGTTCGCTTCATGAAAGCTCATATTTTTTAGAGTTTGTCCATATGATGTATCAATACTTTATTGATGTGAGGATGATTGTTGTGGGCGAACAACCGTATATATCAATTTTAATAGATGCCTACTTTATTGCTCTAGGTGTTTTATTAGGCGGAGCGCTCATCGGGGGGCTTTCTGCATTCTTGACCGGAAAACCAATGCTAACGGAAATTTACCGTATATCAACTTCGATACGGATTTGGGCAATTATCGCTGCGATAGGCGGAACATTTGATACAGTTTATAGCTTTGAAAAAGGATTCTTAGATGGTGGAACAAAGGATATCTTTAAACAATTCCTGCTCATTCTTACTGCTATGGGTGGTGCACAAACGGGAGCAACGATCATTAACTGGTTAACTCAGGAGCATATTTAAATGAGAATTCCGCCTTTCTACCGACTTCGTGCTGTCCAGCAGTTTATTGCAGGAATGGCGTTAGGTGGTGTAATCAGTTGGTGTATATTTCTTTATATTTACGGTGATTGGCAAGAAAGATACTCAAAAGAGCTAAAGCTGCAAGAGGAAACCATTAAGGATTTGAAGAATGAGAAAAATATTTGGCAAAATGACTATCGGGAGTTAAACAAGAAAAACGAAGAACTTCTTATTGTCCAAGACATTAAAATTAAAATCAGCCAAAAATACCAAATAGACTCATTTAGTATCTATGAAGTGGAAGAAGCCATTAAAGAGGATATCAACCCTTTGTTAAAAATGGATATTGATACAGCCTATAAAAGTAGTGATTGGGTTAAAAAGGTTATTGAAAATCGGACACACAGGATAAACGATAAAAGATACCAAGTCAAAGTAAAGGAAATTGTGTTTTATAC from Robertmurraya sp. FSL R5-0851 includes the following:
- the ytrI gene encoding sporulation membrane protein YtrI, which gives rise to MRIPPFYRLRAVQQFIAGMALGGVISWCIFLYIYGDWQERYSKELKLQEETIKDLKNEKNIWQNDYRELNKKNEELLIVQDIKIKISQKYQIDSFSIYEVEEAIKEDINPLLKMDIDTAYKSSDWVKKVIENRTHRINDKRYQVKVKEIVFYTTLSIQLEMQLANN
- a CDS encoding YtrH family sporulation protein; the encoded protein is MIVVGEQPYISILIDAYFIALGVLLGGALIGGLSAFLTGKPMLTEIYRISTSIRIWAIIAAIGGTFDTVYSFEKGFLDGGTKDIFKQFLLILTAMGGAQTGATIINWLTQEHI